The Eublepharis macularius isolate TG4126 chromosome 11, MPM_Emac_v1.0, whole genome shotgun sequence genome includes a region encoding these proteins:
- the BFSP2 gene encoding phakinin → MPLPRRRASFLGQQPSTSTAESSGATSRRVSIGGGGSLSRPPGVYVGIVPTGGVSSLGTRVSRRALGISSVFLQGLRSSCTTVPLPQGLERGRGLSHESLNGCLVDYIDKVRTLEQVNQELEDHIRVYLNKKSSSANNWGALRESWETIYHQVGDAVLENARLMLHTENIQACAEDIKDRYENEQPFRKAAEEEINSLYKVIDDASLTKMDLENQIQNMNEELTLMSKNHEEDVKMLYNQLAVSPLEELDAPIGTGLDNILEKIRIHWEKDIERNRAETGALLHSKQPTEAAPAVRTQEEDLIESLRAEFHETACKIQSLQAETESLRTLKRGLENSLYDAKHWHDIELQNLGSVITKLEAEVGEIRAETEQQQRDRETLLSLKTQLEKDIAVYHCLLDKEEHRYFLDAC, encoded by the exons ATGCCATTACCAAGGCGCAGGGCTTCCTTTTTGGGACAGCAGCCCTCTACTTCCACCGCAGAAAGCTCAGGGGCCACCAGCCGTAGAGTTAGCATTGGTGGAGGAGGAAGCTTATCAAGACCCCCAGGTGTCTATGTGGGGATTGTACCTACGGGAGGCGTGAGCAGTTTAGGCACCCGGGTGTCCCGCAGAGCTCTGGGTATAAGTAGTGTCTTCCTACAAGGCCTCCGAAGTTCTTGTACAACGGTGCCATTACCCCAGGGGCTGGAAAGAGGACGAGGCCTATCTCATGAGAGCCTGAATGGATGCCTGGTAGATTACATTGACAAAGTGAGAACTTTAGAGCAGGTGAACCAGGAACTTGAGGACCACATCCGCGTTTACCTGAACAAGAAGTCTTCCAGTGCTAATAACTGGGGAGCCTTAAGAGAGAGCTGGGAAACTATCTACCACCAA GTTGGGGATGCAGTCCTTGAAAATGCTCGGCTCATGTTACATACAGAAAATATTCAAGCCTGTGCTGAAGATATTAAAGACAG GTATGAAAATGAGCAACCATTTAGGAAGGCAGCGGAAGAAGAAATTAACTCCCTCTACAAAGTGATTGATGATGCCAGTTTGACTAAAATGGACCTTGAGAATCAAATCCAAAACATGAATGAAGAACTAACTTTAATGTCAAAGAATCATGAAGAG GATGTCAAGATGCTGTACAATCAGCTTGCTGTATCTCCACTGGAAGAGCTTGATGCTCCCATTGGAACTGGCCTGGATAATATATTAGAGAAAATTCGGATTCATTGGGAGAAAGATATTGAACGGAACCGTGCTGAGACGGGAGCTTTGCTCCACAGCAAG CAACCCACAGAAGCAGCACCAGCTGTGAGAACCCAAGAGGAAGACCTGATCGAGTCCCTGAGGGCAGAATTTCATGAAACAGCTTGCAAAATACAAAGCCTGcaagctgagactgaatccctgaGAACGCTG AAGAGAGGTCTAGAGAACTCCCTCTATGATGCTAAACACTGGCATGACATCGAGCTTCAGAATTTAGGCTCTGTCATTACCAagctggaggcagaagtaggagaAATCCGGGCAGAGACGGAGCAGCAGCAGAGGGATCGTGAAACTCTGCTGTCCCTTAAGACACAGCTGGAGAAAGACATTGCTGTGTATCATTGCCTTCTAGACAAAGAAGAACACAGGTATTTCTTGGATGCATGTTGA